Proteins encoded in a region of the Rutidosis leptorrhynchoides isolate AG116_Rl617_1_P2 chromosome 9, CSIRO_AGI_Rlap_v1, whole genome shotgun sequence genome:
- the LOC139869024 gene encoding uncharacterized protein: MEYGKSPCQDGGGTGDQSINIKEKFDKIEYESELGLKIGNDLVSCSRCAVHGCKSKAMASTKFCHGHILSDGKQRLYMGCNYVYQEAYIHFISLFMLIYAYNCLQAGPILCGKPIVKCTVSALCAPHFQKAEKHVARVLKKAGLNGSTTYKVAPNFHVIIA; this comes from the exons ATGGAGTATGGAAAGAGTCCGTGTCAAGATGGTGGTGGTACTGGTGATCAATCGATTAATATTAAAGAAAAATTTGATAAAATTGAATATGAGTCTGAATTAGGGTTAAAAATTGGGAATGATTTAGTTAGTTGCAGTAGGTGTGCAGTTCATGGGTGTAAGTCCAAGGCTATGGCGTCGACTAAGTTTTGTCATGGTCATATTTTGAGTGATGGTAAACAGAGGCTTTACATGGGCTGTAATTATGTCTATCAAGAggcatatattcattttattagtTTATTTATGTTAATCTATGCTTATAATTG CTTACAAGCAGGACCTATACTTTGTGGGAAACCAATTGTTAAATGCACAGTTTCTGCTCTCTGTGCACCACATTTCCAAAAAGCGGAAAAGCATGTCGCAAGGGTTTTAAAGAAAGCAGGTCTAAATGGATCTACCACATATAAGGTTGCTCCAAACTTTCATGTCATAATTGCATAA
- the LOC139867450 gene encoding LOW QUALITY PROTEIN: phosphoglycolate phosphatase 1A, chloroplastic-like (The sequence of the model RefSeq protein was modified relative to this genomic sequence to represent the inferred CDS: deleted 1 base in 1 codon) — translation MLASSRATVVSAAALPLTFPANSVNRISSISIPSSLSSSSLIKSTTGWSNCNRMDQMKKNPFVTRAAASVAQPLENADALIDSVETFIFDCDGVIWKGDSLIEGVPETLELLRSKGKRLVFVTNNSTKSRKQYGKKFETLGLNVNEEEIFASSFAAAAYLQSIDFPKDKKIYVIGEEGILIELGLAGFSYIGGPEDGGKKIELKPGFLMEHDEDVGAVVVGFDRYFNYYKVQYGTLCIRENPGCLFLATNRDAVTHLTDAQEWAGGGSMVGALVGSCQREPTVVGKPSTFMMDYLATKFGITKSQICMVGDRLDTDILFGQNGGCKTLLVLSGVTSLSTLQNPNNSIQPDFYTNKISDFLSLRAATV, via the exons ATGCTTGCTAGCAGCAGAGCAACCGTCGTCTCAGCTGCTGCCCTACCTCTTACATTTCCCGCCAATTCCGTCAACCGCATTTCATCCATTTCAATTccgtcatcattatcatcatcttcattgatTAAATCTACAACTGGATGGAGTAACTGTAATCGAatggatcagatgaagaagaatccGTTTGTTACACGCGCCGCTGCTTCCGTTGCGCAACCGCTGGAAAACGCCGATGCTCTGATTGATTCCGTCGAGACGTTCATCTTCGATTGTGATG GAGTTATCTGGAAGGGAGATTCATTAATCGAGGGGGTTCCAGAAACCCTGGAGTTGCTTCGTTCAAAG GGGAAGAGACTAGTTTTTGTAACCAATAACTCAACGAAATCTAGAAAACAGTATGGCAAAAAGTTCGAGACACTTGGCCTCAATGTCAATGAG GAGGAAATTTTTGCATCTTCTTTTGCTGCAGCAGCATATCTACAGTCGATAGATTTCCCAAAAGACAAGAAG ATTTATGTGATTGGTGAAGAAGGCATATTGATAGAGCTTGGGCTAGCAGGCTTTTCATACATTGGGGGTCCG GAAGATGGTGGA AAAAAGATTGAGCTCAAGCCTGGGTTTTTAATGGAGCATGACGAAGAT GTTGGTGCTGTTGTAGTCGGATTTGACCGTTACTTTAACTACTACAAAGTTCA ATACGGAACGCTATGTATTCGCGAAAATCCAGGCTGTCTTTTCCTTGCTACCAACCGTGATGCTGTTACTCATCTTACCGATGCACAAGAATGGGCAG GTGGCGGTTCCATGGTTGGTGCGCTTGTTGGATCCTGTCAGCGTGAACCAACTGTTGTCGGGAAACCTTCAACATTCATGATGGACTACTTGGCAACCAA ATTCGGCATCACCAAATCACAGATATGCATGGTCGGTGACAGATTAGATACTGATATTCTTTTTGGGCAAAACGGAGGATGCAAAACTCTTCTTGTTCTCTCAG GTGTAACAAGTCTATCAACTCTTCAAAACCCGAACAACTCCATACAACCAGATTTTTATACAAACAAGATCTCTGATTTTCTGTCGCTAAGAGCCGCCACTGTATAA